A portion of the Cryptomeria japonica chromosome 5, Sugi_1.0, whole genome shotgun sequence genome contains these proteins:
- the LOC131035243 gene encoding coniferyl alcohol acyltransferase-like, translating into MEKEMFMDYSVEIIRTSIIKSPVPTKECTLKGSNIDLTVPAISPGHFFVYKRVQDKTYQEMASSTKKALSETLVLFYPVAGRFITSHNGEPEIECNNQGVPFIEAEAGAAIKDLDFSQPSFSASKLTPKRHPLQGESPHCIPVLAVQVTRMKCGGIVVGCCFDHRIVDGISSTIFFQAWTEAAQGLSSSIITPCFDRSLINPRHPLNSGAIDSHYMALPFSALDHTDPSPPQIGRIYHLDAPTLLRLQALANQTQGNPPVGKPITKMEAVSSYIWKVFARAQALTSSEPTRIGIPIDGRAYLNLPPSYFGNVIAIPFKESYAEHILEQPLSKIAEIVRNVISASANSEYFRSVVDWVEEKRPAAMLVRVYGEEGSAVVVSSGVRIPLYQFDLGCGKPRFSSVYFPWGGTAGYVMLQASPLGDGNMVVYMHMAEKDLDAIETDREFLFVRVSRMNFW; encoded by the exons ATGGAGAAAGAAATGTTTATGGATTATAGCGTGGAGATCATAAGAACCTCCATCATTAAATCGCCTGTACCCACAAAAGAATGCACGCTCAAGGGCTCCAACATAGATCTCACTGTTCCTGCCATTAGTCCGGGGCACTTCTTTGTTTACAAACGAGTGCAAGATAAGACATACCAAGAGATGGCAAGCTCGACCAAGAAGGCGCTCTCTGAGACACTAGTACTGTTTTATCCAGTGGCTGGAAGGTTCATCACCAGCCATAATGGTGAGCCTGAGATAGAGTGTAATAATCAAGGAGTGCCTTTCATTGAAGCTGAAGCGGGTGCAGCCATTAAGGATCTTGATTTCTCTCAGCCAAGTTTTAGTGCTTCCAAATTGACTCCTAAGAGGCACCCTCTCCAAGGAGAATCCCCTCATTGTATTCCTGTTCTTGCTGTACAG GTGACGAGGATGAAGTGTGGAGGAATTGTAGTGGGTTGTTGTTTTGATCACAGAATAGTAGATGGAATAAGCAGCACTATTTTCTTTCAAGCATGGACGGAGGCCGCTCAAGGTCTCTCATCTTCTATTATCACGCCCTGCTTTGACCGCTCACTCATCAATCCACGACACCCTCTCAACTCTGGTGCCATTGATAGCCATTACATGGCACTGCCTTTCTCTGCTCTCGATCATACAGATCCTTCTCCACCCCAAATTGGGCGCATCTATCATTTGGATGCTCCTACGCTTCTCCGATTACAGGCTCTGGCTAACCAAACTCAAGGAAATCCCCCTGTTGGCAAACCCATAACAAAGATGGAAGCAGTCTCTTCCTATATTTGGAAAGTTTTTGCTCGAGCCCAAGCTTTGACTTCTTCAGAACCAACCAGAATTGGTATCCCGATTGACGGGCGTGCATATCTGAACCTCCCTCCTTCCTACTTCGGAAACGTGATAGCAATTCCTTTCAAGGAGAGTTATGCAGAGCACATATTAGAGCAGCCATTAAGCAAGATAGCAGAAATCGTACGTAACGTTATAAGTGCTTCAGCAAACAGTGAATACTTCAGGTCCGTCGTGGATTGGGTGGAGGAGAAGAGACCAGCAGCGATGTTAGTGAGAGTTTATGGGGAGGAAGGGTCTGCCGTGGTGGTGTCGTCGGGAGTGAGGATTCCATTGTATCAATTTGACTTGGGATGTGGTAAGCCTAGGTTTTCAAGTGTATATTTTCCATGGGGAGGAACAGCAGGTTATGTGATGTTGCAGGCGAGTCCCCTGGGAGATGGGAATATGGTGGTTTATATGCACATGGCTGAGAAGGACTTAGATGCTATTGAAACTGATCGTGAGTTTTTGTTTGTGAGGGTCAGTCGGATGAATTTCTGGTAG